The following are from one region of the Nerophis ophidion isolate RoL-2023_Sa linkage group LG20, RoL_Noph_v1.0, whole genome shotgun sequence genome:
- the LOC133538567 gene encoding serine protease inhibitor Kazal-type 1-like isoform X2 — protein MTGKILLLGLLLVCVAADKMNPRNGREPTCSDIKGPVLCAMVYNPVCGSDGVTHGNECMLCGKRKSTNQNIWIVKDGPC, from the exons ATGACTGGGAAAATTCTTCTGTTGGGACTTCTGCTCGTCTGTGTGGCTGCAG ATAAAATGAACCCAAGAAACGGGAGAGAG CCAACCTGTTCAGATATAAAAGGACCTGTCTTGTGCGCCATGGTCTATAACCCTGTGTGCGGGAGTGATGGCGTCACACACGGCAACGAGTGTATGCTCTGTGGGAAAAGAaa AAGTACAAATCAGAACATTTGGATTGTCAAGGATGGACCATGCTGA
- the LOC133538567 gene encoding serine protease inhibitor Kazal-type 1-like isoform X1, with protein MVENHWTRATANPIRIARHMAFHFCQGSHDPSPLEAQQKQPTCSDIKGPVLCAMVYNPVCGSDGVTHGNECMLCGKRKSTNQNIWIVKDGPC; from the exons atggttgagaaccactggactagagcaACGGCCAATCCAATCAGAATAGCCAGACACATGGCCTTCCACTTCTGCCAAGGATCCCATGACCCAAGTCCATTGGAAGCACAGCAAAAACAA CCAACCTGTTCAGATATAAAAGGACCTGTCTTGTGCGCCATGGTCTATAACCCTGTGTGCGGGAGTGATGGCGTCACACACGGCAACGAGTGTATGCTCTGTGGGAAAAGAaa AAGTACAAATCAGAACATTTGGATTGTCAAGGATGGACCATGCTGA